The Candida dubliniensis CD36 chromosome 2, complete sequence genome contains a region encoding:
- a CDS encoding macropain subunit, putative (Similar to S. cerevisiae PRE2), whose translation MNSIAQRYSHANQNVIVKEINSVHESLSSPSNIPQLELSPSIAIPPISQPTDFLRAHTDDSVNPDCKIKIAHGTTTLAFRFQGGIIVAVDSRATAGNWIASQTVNKVIRINPFLLGTMAGGAADCQYWETWLGTQCRLHELREKERISVAAASKILSNLVYQYKGMGLSMGTMICGHTAKEGPTIYYVDSDGTRLKGDVFCVGSGQTFAYGVLDSEYKWDLSVEDALYLGKRSILAATHRDAYSGGSVNLYHVTEQGWTYHGNFNVGDLFWEVKEKEQSFVNVDG comes from the coding sequence ATGAATAGTATTGCTCAAAGATATAGTCATGCCAATCAAAATGTTATTGtcaaagaaataaattcCGTTCATGAATCACtttcatcaccatcaaaTATTCCTCAATTAGAATTATCACCATCAATTGCTATCCCACCAATTTCTCAACCTACAGATTTTTTAAGAGCTCATACTGATGATTCAGTTAATCCAGATtgtaaaatcaaaattgcTCATGGTACAACAACTTTAGCATTTCGTTTCCAAGGTGGGATTATTGTTGCCGTTGATTCTCGTGCTACAGCTGGGAATTGGATTGCTTCACAAACTGTTAATAAAGTGATTAGAATTAATCCATTTTTATTGGGTACTATGGCTGGTGGAGCTGCTGATTGTCAATATTGGGAAACTTGGTTAGGTACTCAATGTAGATTACATGAATTACgagaaaaggaaagaatttctgttgctgctgcatcaaaaattttaagTAATTTAGTGTATCAATATAAAGGTATGGGTTTAAGTATGGGGACTATGATTTGTGGTCATACTGCTAAAGAAGGTCCTACTATATATTATGTTGATAGTGATGGTACAAGATTAAAAGGGGATGTGTTTTGTGTTGGATCAGGTCAAACTTTTGCTTATGGGGTTTTAGATTCAGAATATAAATGGGATTTATCAGTAGAAGATGCTTTATATTTGGGTAAAAGAAGCATATTGGCTGCTACTCATAGAGATGCTTATTCTGGTGGTTCAGTTAATTTATATCATGTCACTGAACAAGGTTGGACTTATCATGGTAATTTCAATGTTGGTGATCTCTTTTGGGAAGTTAAAGAAAAGGAACAATCATTTGTAAATGTAGATGGTTAG
- a CDS encoding conserved hypothetical protein (unable to locate translational start codon): protein QAGIKKKSSLRDKSSKRSQSDRISQFKQEIANDNNDNNTTNTSEISSSYHENPFLKLAKSTKKEKQQVKSDKFVNKLIDDSIKISKSSLRRRKRKAREQLKPKLDDLLTNLPLTTNNNSIQQQINQSREGEKIDNSIFINKKINKNHIPNPTKASGIKQIMKQESIIFQNALKIRDSNFSSLKNMIQQNLQNNNNNNNNNNHQ, encoded by the coding sequence CAGGCAGgtattaaaaagaaaagttcATTAAGAGACAAATCTTCTAAACGATCACAATCAGATAGAATATCCCAAtttaaacaagaaataGCCAATGACAACAATGACAATAACACTACTAACACATCagaaatatcatcatcatatcATGAAAATccttttttaaaattagcTAAAAGtactaaaaaagaaaaacaacaagtGAAATCtgataaatttgttaataaattaattgatgattcaattaaaatcagtaaatcatcattaagaagaaggaaaagaaaagctCGAGAACaattaaaaccaaaattagatgatttattaactAATCTACCtttaacaacaaataataattcaatacaacaacaaattaatcaatcaagagaaggagaaaaaattgataattccatatttattaataaaaaaatcaataaaaatcaTATTCCTAATCCTACAAAAGCTAGTggtattaaacaaattatgaaacaagaaagtataattttccaaaatgcTTTAAAAATTAGAGattctaatttttcatctttAAAGAATAtgattcaacaaaatttacaaaataataataataataataataataataatcaccaatag
- a CDS encoding exo-1,3-beta-glucanase, putative (Similar to S. cerevisiae SPR1): MFRSFTSTSVSLPLLVLILMLYFLQISDTRFNDKNEYLNNNPVLFENMINHSYQTMPSVYNDKLEKIYGVSLGGWLVTEPWITPSLYENVERDYSKPIPIDEYTLTSSLGNINGSNYLQNHWSKFYNELDFKQISQLKLNLIRIPIGYWAFELLPNDPYIQGQEKYLDLAIDWANKYNLLIQIGLHGLPGSQNGFDNSGLYTETPTWLENEINMNLTYRLVDYILNKYGNNSIIHSIQLVNEPLGILLNKEKLSKFYIYCLETAFKKNIKAKLVFHDAFLNIESWKDFPGEYILDHHLYEVFSDWQINLNLQQHLQSIKNQGESINKSGHRSIVGEFSGALTDCTKYLNGVGKGSRWDGSFEKNQPSQLNRNETCQGHDDPNNLMYKFDTMIFLKEQFYTFEEKGNGWIFWCWKTESTLDWDMKRLNELKMLPNPLFQYKSTNDDKQSQSPEEEDGFGLSNIDFQETLPKYVGEQESIEQKFDYSTNTNTTTGSSSKKNNCSIINFGSNFLWQFIFIYFLLIF, from the coding sequence ATGTTCAGATCTTTTACATCTACATCTGTATCTTTACCtttattagtattaattttaatgtTATACTTTCTTCAAATATCTGATACCAGATTCaatgataaaaatgaatatttgaataataacccggtattatttgaaaacatGATTAATCATCTGTATCAAACCATGCCATCAGTTTATAATGataaacttgaaaaaatatatgGAGTTAGTTTAGGAGGTTGGTTAGTAACTGAACCTTGGATAACTCCATCACTTTATGAAAATGTTGAACGTGATTATTCAAAACCTATTccaattgatgaatataCTTTAACTTCATCATTAGGTAATATTAATGGTTCAaattatttacaaaatcATTGGTCAAAATTTTATAATGAATTAgattttaaacaaatttctcaattaaaattaaatttaattagaATACCAATTGGATATTGGgcatttgaattattaccTAATGATCCTTATATTCAAGgtcaagaaaaatatttagaTTTAGCCATTGATTGGgctaataaatataatttattaattcaaattggaTTACATGGATTACCAGGATCACAAAATGgttttgataattctgGTTTATATACTGAAACTCCCACTTGGttagaaaatgaaattaatatgAATTTAACTTATCGATTAgttgattatattttaaataaatatggtaataattcaattatccATTCTATTCAATTAGTTAATGAACCATTAggaattttattaaataaagaaaaattactgaaattttatatttattgtcTTGAAACAgcatttaaaaaaaatataaaagcAAAATTAGTATTTCATGATgcatttttaaatattgaatcTTGGAAAGATTTCCCAGGAGAATATATTTTAGATCATCATTTATATGAGGTATTTTCTGATTGgcaaataaatttaaatttacaacaacatttaCAAAGTATTAAAAATCAAGGTGAAAGTATTAATAAATCTGGTCATCGTAGTATAGTAGGGGAATTTTCTGGTGCTCTTACAGATTGTactaaatatttaaatggAGTTGGTAAAGGTTCAAGATGGGATGGtagttttgaaaaaaatcaaccatCACAATTAAACCGGAATGAAACTTGTCAAGGTCATGATGatccaaataatttaatgtataaatttgatacaatgatatttttaaaagaacaattttatacttttgaagaaaaaggtAACGGATGGATTTTTTGGTGTTGGAAAACTGAATCAACATTGGATTGGGATATGAAAAgattgaatgaattgaaaatgttaCCTAATCCattatttcaatataaatctacaaatgatgataaacAATCACAATCACCAGAAGAAGAGGATGGGTTTGGTTTACTGAATATCGATTTTCAAGAAACTTTACCAAAATATGTTGGTGAACAAGAATCGATAGAACAAAAGTTTGATTATAGTACTAATactaatactactactggTTCTAgttcaaagaaaaacaattgttcaattataaattttggaagtaattttttatggcagtttatatttatatattttttgttaattttttag
- a CDS encoding 60S ribosomal protein L11 (Similar to S. cerevisiae RPL11B), which yields MRELRIEKLVLNICVGESGDRLTRASKVLEQLSGQTPVQSKARYTVRTFGIRRNEKIAVHVTVRGPKAEEILERGLKVKEYQLRSKNFSATGNFGFGIDEHIDLGIKYDPSIGIYGMDFYVVMGRAGARVTRRKRARSTIGNSHKTNKEDTIQWFKTRYDAEVLEK from the coding sequence ATGCGTGAATTAcgtattgaaaaattagtTTTAAACATTTGTGTTGGTGAATCCGGTGATAGATTAACCAGAGCCTCCAAAGTTTTAGAACAATTATCTGGTCAAACTCCAGTTCAATCTAAAGCTAGATACACTGTCAGAACTTTCGGTATTagaagaaatgaaaaaattgctGTCCATGTTACTGTCAGAGGTCCAAAAGCTGAAGAAATCTTGGAAAGAGGTTTGAAAGTTAAAGAATATCAATTAAGATCTAAAAATTTCTCTGCTACCGGTAACTTTGGTTTCGGTATTGATGAACATATTGATTTAGGTATCAAATATGATCCATCTATTGGTATTTACGGTATGGATTTCTACGTTGTTATGGGTAGAGCCGGTGCTAGAGTCACCAGAAGAAAGAGAGCTAGATCTACTATTGGTAACTCTCATAAAACTAACAAAGAAGATACCATCCAATGGTTCAAGACCAGATACGATGCTGAAGttttggaaaaataa
- a CDS encoding fork head like transcriptional regulator, putative (Similar to S. pombe FHL1;~yeast conserved, C-terminal domain extension of unknown function), with protein sequence MSHIDGDDHMTQNLMDSLQSKDNDLSLVTSNTQIPDVEVANLTHDTDEINQLFDTATTTVLPDNNNNNNNNNNNNNNNNNNNKSNKPISTQELHEDDPKAVPKHKSTTSNEESTSNSNSVSPKLIPNDGKSTPTTQKELRRKSTFVPVTSDSKSLEPSEDDNTNSRISAYARLDFENFTFFVQTLQVVLGRKSNDETLQQNVDVHLSSKKAISRRHAKIFYNFGTQRFEISILGRNGAFVDNVFVEKGLTIPLTDGNKIQIGDIPFKFVLPSNEPNEENNNQNSSEKQFNPSDAINLRSNLYSKSSSPQSSPKKKVQVSKKVKKESISASDTAKETKPTPGPATTAISPKSSSSPATSTTTSTTTASTSTSATARKNSINRRNSLLKIRRLSNARRKSLAANDEINELLKDLGVTSIDAINEEDSELLDAQIQSLLDEDSENLGGIEDSLMKLAEFNESAIDDGDNDEDDKNNNDNNDNNDQPDIDGLVKSMEHDAIDDEIKAIDSNLTLLDDEIAKLTPLINDTNQGLLEEKETKKKQLEEEKRKKQLQQLQHKNSLAKFPRRSAPLMGKPASIQPPASSSIYSRINGLDKIGKIVPPRPPPPKLMAPVLRVTAEPSAIRSRPPLRAITVSDSSYIATFSYPKTIEEPSKYPKPKLKKEHHKKQSKKVYSLDEIPEPYRSKPNIAFQTMITNVLKTEAARNGLTINEITEAIKEVYPYYKYCTDGWQFSINHCIKFTKIYKRLQKRGSEWLYAMDELYINERENIRIKQREMAKAKAKAEALRQEEIRQRQRLEAQKALPHNIVGRNFASPYPNTRVPPNQYNQFSPSSSSSSSSLSNGQYGSTTMVGGTSPQTGTIRAQLAAVRGNTNTPSSPNPSLPAMNDPKTKKSLEYLQKELFTLYKARKLTYDTQTATSLITKAVATTIAQVNSIGAKAGAGDNALVFLVERAPEKVSKILDIALTKSIKEHEGIASKSPSQPATPGMRPAQLTTTTSQTTTPQTSNVQSLPIKPPISTPLPQQVSGVVNLPGPIASPNIGVTSGSGNLGTPTPTTSVTPVMQSPQKPVSPVTVPVPSAPLARPPSFGKPPGLKPDSLGRPKAFGKPPGAGSSLSRPPTFLSNKPSYKRELEDEENDQANKIAKTE encoded by the coding sequence ATGAGTCATATAGATGGTGATGATCATATGACCCAAAATCTTATGGATTCTCTACAATCTaaagataatgatttatcacTAGTAACATCAAATACCCAAATCCCTGATGTTGAAGTTGCCAATTTGACTCATGACACTgatgaaattaatcaaCTTTTTGATACTGCAACTACTACGGTTCTTCCagataacaacaacaacaacaacaacaacaacaacaacaacaacaacaacaacaacaacaacaagagcAACAAACCAATAAGTACTCAAGAGTTACATGAAGATGATCCTAAAGCAGTGCCGAAACACAAATCCACTACTTCAAACGAAGAATCAACTTCCAATAGCAATTCTGTATCTCCTAAACTCATTCCAAATGATGGGAAATCAACCCCTACAACCCAAAAAGAACTAAGGCGGAAATCAACTTTTGTTCCTGTGACATCAGATTCCAAACTGTTAGAACCATCAGAAGATGATAACACtaattcaagaatttcAGCTTATGCAAGAttagattttgaaaatttcacATTTTTCGTTCAAACTTTGCAAGTAGTATTAGgaagaaaatcaaatgatgaaaCATTACAACAAAATGTCGATGTTCATTTATCTTCTAAAAAAGCCATTTCTAGACGACATGCAAAAATATTCTATAATTTTGGAACTCaaagatttgaaatctCAATATTAGGTAGAAATGGTGCctttgttgataatgtttttgttgaaaaaggTTTAACAATCCCTTTGACAGATGGtaataaaattcaaattggcGATATCCCATTCAAATTTGTGCTACCTTCCAATGAAccaaatgaagaaaataacaatcaaaattcttcagaaaaacaattcaatcCATCTGATGCTATTAATTTAAgatcaaatttatattcaaaatcttcCAGTCCTCAATCATCACCGAAAAAGAAAGTCCAGGTTTCCAAAAAAGTGAAGAAAGAGTCTATAAGCGCGTCTGATACTGCAAAGGAAACAAAACCTACACCAGGACCCGCTACCACTGCTATATCCcccaaatcatcatcatctccAGCTACATCAACTACCACATCCACAACCACAGCTTCGACTTCGACTTCTGCGACTGCGCggaaaaattcaatcaatagAAGGAATTCTCTACTAAAAATTAGACGATTATCAAATGCTAGAAGAAAATCGTTAGCAGccaatgatgaaattaacgaattattgaaagatttaGGTGTTACATCGATTGACGCAATAAATGAAGAGGATTCTGAATTATTAGATGCACAAATCCAAAGTTTATTAGATGAAGATAGTGAAAATTTGGGTGGAATAGAAGATAGTTTAATGAAGTTGGCtgaatttaatgaatcagCTATTGATGATGGcgataatgatgaagacgataagaacaacaacgataataatgacaataatGATCAACCAGATATAGACGGACTTGTGAAATCCATGGAACATGATgctattgatgatgaaatcaAAGCAATAGATTCAAACTTGACTTTAttagatgatgaaattgctAAATTGACACCTCTTATTAATGATACTAATCAAGGGttattagaagaaaaagaaactaaaaagaaacaattggaagaagaaaaacgaaagaaacaattacaacaattacaacaTAAGAATTCATTGGCGAAATTTCCTCGTCGATCAGCACCACTTATGGGTAAACCTGCATCAATTCAACCACCggcatcatcatcaatatataGTCGTATCAATGGATTAGATAAGATTGGCAAAATAGTACCACCACgtccaccaccaccaaaattgATGGCTCCTGTGTTACGAGTTACAGCAGAACCATCAGCTATACGATCTCGACCACCTCTTCGTGCCATCACCGTTAGTGACTCATCATATATTGCTACTTTTTCCTATCCTAAAACAATTGAGGAACCTTCAAAATATCCTAAAcctaaattgaaaaaagaacatCACAAGAAACAATCCAAGAAAGTTTATTCTCTTGATGAAATACCAGAACCATATCGTTCGAAACCAAATATTGCTTTCCAAACCATGATTACTAATGTTTTGAAAACTGAAGCAGCAAGAAATGGATTAACCATCAATGAAATAACTGAAGCCATTAAAGAAGTATATCcatattataaatattgtACTGATGGTTGGCAATTTTCTATTAATCATTGTATCAAATTCACTAAGATTTATAAACGACTTCAAAAAAGAGGTTCGGAATGGTTATATGCCATGGATGAACTTTATATAAATGAACGTGAAAATATTAGAATTAAACAAAGAGAAATGGCTAAAGCTAAGGCTAAAGCTGAGGCGTTAAGACAAGAAGAAATCCGACAACGTCAAAGATTAGAAGCACAAAAGGCATTACCTCATAATATTGTTGGAAGAAATTTTGCTCTGCCTTATCCTAACACTAGAGTTCCACCAAATCAATACAACCAATTTTCCccgtcttcttcttcttcatcatcatcattatcaaatggTCAATATggatcaacaacaatggtGGGAGGAACATCACCTCAAACAGGCACTATTAGAGCTCAATTAGCAGCTGTAAGAGGGAATACAAATACACCTCTGTCTCCAAATCCTTCATTACCAGCCATGAATGATcctaaaactaaaaaatcattagaaTATTTACAAAAGGAATTATTTACATTATACAAGGCAAGGAAATTAACTTATGACACTCAAACGGCAACATCACTTATCACTAAAGCAGTTGCTACCACTATTGCTCAAGTTAATAGTATTGGTGCTAAAGCAGGAGCCGGTGATAATGCATTAGTATTTTTGGTGGAAAGAGCCCCTGAAAAAGTTAGTAAAATTTTAGATATTGCattaacaaaatcaattaaagaacATGAAGGAATTGCTTCAAAATCACCAAGTCAACCAGCAACACCTGGAATGAGACCAGCACAACTCACCACCACAACTTCgcaaacaacaacaccacaAACCAGTAATGTGCAATCACTTCCTATAAAACCACCAATATCAACTCCATTACCACAACAAGTTAGTGGGGTAGTTAACCTTCCAGGGCCAATTGCATCACCAAATATAGGAGTAACTAGTGGGTCTGGTAATTTAGGtacaccaacaccaactACTAGTGTTACACCTGTTATGCAACTGCCACAAAAGCCGGTATCACCAGTGACTGTACCTGTGCCTTCAGCTCCTTTGGCAAGACCACCACTGTTTGGGAAGCCACCAGGATTGAAACCAGATTCATTAGGTCGTCCTAAAGCATTTGGGAAACCACCAGGTGCTGGTAGTTCATTATCTCGTCCACCTACATTTTTATCCAATAAACCAAGTTATAAAAGAGAActtgaagatgaagagaATGATCAAGCTAATAAGATTGCCAAAacagaataa